In Mycetocola zhujimingii, one DNA window encodes the following:
- a CDS encoding SHOCT domain-containing protein — MEFVRNIWDLLWVFFWAFAFIAYLFALFSIIADIFQDRNLNGWLKAVWLIFLVFLPFLTALVYLIARGKGMAERSAERANNAKAATDAYIRETAGKATPSDEIATAKALLDSGAISQSEFETLKAKALARA, encoded by the coding sequence GTGGAATTCGTTCGAAACATCTGGGACCTGTTGTGGGTCTTCTTCTGGGCGTTCGCGTTTATCGCCTACCTGTTTGCTCTGTTCTCGATCATCGCGGACATCTTCCAGGACCGGAACCTCAACGGCTGGCTCAAGGCCGTGTGGCTCATCTTCCTGGTCTTCCTGCCGTTTCTCACCGCGCTCGTCTACCTGATCGCGCGCGGCAAAGGCATGGCTGAGCGGTCGGCGGAGCGGGCAAACAACGCGAAGGCAGCAACGGATGCCTACATCCGCGAAACGGCCGGAAAAGCAACGCCGAGTGACGAGATAGCCACCGCAAAGGCGCTGCTCGATTCTGGGGCGATCTCGCAATCCGAGTTCG